Genomic segment of Cottoperca gobio chromosome 6, fCotGob3.1, whole genome shotgun sequence:
GTTTTAGTAGCAGTGAAGAGGGAAGGAAATTGAAAGAGGGATTGAATTCTGCTTTAGATTTAGAAGTTAACGCTTGTAACAATCTAAAAGAGCAGGAGGCAATTTTAGAAGGTGAGAGCAATGAAACAAGGAATGAGAGTTTACAGTTTGAAGTGGAGACAGAAAAGATAAAAGCAGTGAAAGTAGAGGAGTTGGATGAACCAAAGAACCTCTCAGtaagacaaaacaagaaaagtaATGCTTATGTTTTGGAGGAACGCAGTAATGTCGAGCATCAAGACAGCAGTGAGATTCAGCAGTGTCGGCCCTCATTGAATATCCCACAAATCCAAATATCTACTATTGATGACATCCCAGATATTAATCCAACTGTGGCAGGTGTAAAcccaaatgaacattttataatCCCAAAAATTGAAATAATGGAGCCTGAGCTCAAAGAGAGCACTCTGCCACTAACTATTCTGGCACTAAAAAAGGAAGAATCAGAGCCTGATGCAAATCTTGTGTCTGAGGTAGTAACTGAAGACCAGAATGTAGTTATGCATACTGTGCTGCCCATGCAGAACAGTACGCAGAATGATAGCAATCTCTCACCTATAGAAAAATTAAAGGAAGTTGCGCAATTGGATGACAAGACAAAAATATGTGAGCGGGAGCCGCCGCACATGAAAAGCAGTGAACAGCTCCCTCACTGGATGGATTATACATCAATTCCTGTTATAAATGTTTCATGCACCGATGACAAGGAGGATGATGTGTTTGCAAATGCCCATGTTTCGGATACAGAGCAACCTGTTGACACTCCAACGGTGCCTTTGTTTGTTGTGCCACCGATCTCTGTCACTTGCCCACTGCCCACTCAAAGTGAgtgcacagaaacagaaacttcAGCTTCCCCGCAAATGGGAACAAAGCATGATGCTGGCGATAATAATACCACTGCGCCGGAAATAACTCAAAGTGGCAAACAGAACCAAGAAGAAACTGCAGAAAAGagtataaaagaaaacactcccTCTATGCTATATGAAGCTCTAATACCAAAGGTTGACAACAATGTGTCATTCAGTAGAACAACAGAAGACAACGTTGTACCTGAAGTCTTGAAAGCAAACCCCGTGAAAGAGACTAAGATAGATAATTCTGTGTCTGTTGAAGACCTCCAAAGAAACAGATCATCTGTTGAGAGACTATCCTGTAAACCCCCAACACATCCATCATTAAGTCCAGCCAGTCTTCGTAAATTCATGTCCAAGGCTGCTCTAGACTCAGACATATTTACTAATGACAAAGCAGACGAAGATGTTAGTGGAGGATCAACACCAACATCATCCCTCTCCTGTGAGAGCAGTCCCCAGTCTGAAGCGCAGAGACAGTCTGTCACTCATACGCTCCGCCACGCCTGAGGAGTTGGCCTCCGGAGCTCGTCGCAAAATCTTCATCCCAAAACCTAaagaagatggagagggagCAGTGGTTGGTGCGTTAGATACTCAAGGCAAGAAGGACACCCCTTACATGTCACCCAGCCAGGCTCGCAGAGCAGCGTTACTACAAGCTCCTACAGGACAAAATACCCCACCAATGGAGAAGCGCTCTCCGCTGCTGAGCCGCAGGAAGGTCACCTTGGAGGTGCCAAAAGTTGTGGAGGAGACTCCCACAGAAGAGCCAGTCAGCACCAAACAAGAGGAGAAACCAGCTGAAAAGAAGCTCGACCCTTTGAAAGGTAAATAATTCATCTTTCTATCCTAAACGATTTATTTGAGAATATATTATGCTGTGCTTGTTTTCCAATGAGAGCtttagatagacagacagacagacagacagacagacagacagacagacagacagaagggaaatTTAgacatccagtagcttaaaagacatataacatataacattacacatctACCCcacctccattaaaaagtaagcaaaaataaaaataaaataaaaaataagcaataaaggctgtacattataaatacaaaagtaaaaatacaaaggtacactgcaacattgaccaaAGTTTGAAGTGTTTGAATTGTTTGAATGCCCCGGCCATCAccgagaggagttgtacagtctcatggccagggggacaaaagagttcttgagccagtctgtggagcaggacagggacagcagtctgccgctgaacaacAGTTTTATCAACTTGTAGACACAATGTGATGTCTTGTTTGCACAATAACTAACTTATCATCTTACTTAATTAATGTAAACTAGAACTGTATTTTACAATATGGCTAAATACTCAGGATCTACGAAGTGATCAGCTGTTAAATGGCTCTGTGAAATGGTTAGTTTGTCAACACATGAGTCTGACACCAGTGCTTGAGGAAGTGGAAACATTAGAAAGTCTCCACTCTccagtacagtatatatttaccCTGGGCCGCTTGTTGAGCACCCCCTCTCTCATGCACCACCAGCTCCGCAGGTCATCCGTAAGATCAGGGGAGAGCCGTTCCCGGATGCCTCCGGACACCTGAAGCTGTGGTGCCAGTTCTTCAACGTGCTCAGTGACTCCACCATTAAGTGGTACAGAGATGAGGAGGAAATACTAGAGCTGAACAGAAGGTAAATTCCCTTCTTGCCTTACAACGTCAACACTACTCAAATCACCTGCAACACAAATCAACAGCAATGTCACATGATGTTCAATGTGTTGTATTACTTTTTTTCCTGCTGCTATTGTTTTGAACATTTACAGCTAACATGACTGATAACAATGGACAGATTCCATATCTGAAACAATAAAGCTACGAGGAAGAACAGGATTTATTTGGGCCTCAGAGTGCAACCCATGGCCTTCTGTCATTCTCATACTGTCACTGCAGAGACGTCCAGCTCATGTGACTGTGAGTCCCACAGCTGGGACACAGAGAGGTGAATCTCTGGCTAGACACAGACGCTGTAACCTGACACAATATTTTTCCCATCTCCAGGATGCATTAAAGTCTATATATATTTGCTATTGGCTGCTGTGTCAGCAGACTGCTGCCACACAGCGTAGACATCTGTCTCACAGTGACACCTTGTGGGCTGATGTTGAATCTTCAACGTCAAGTACAACTCAACTAGTTTCatgattatgtgtttttttgttctctccCTTTTTTGTGCTCAAGTGGAGGAGATGAAAGCCAAGTAGCACTGGCTGTAGTTCTAGCATCCAGCCATGACTGTGCAGTATATGGCTGTTCAATCAATAATGAATATGGGACTGACACTACTGACTTCCTGCTCAGCGAAGACAGTAAGATACAGTATTCCCTGAGAAATCTCTAATCTATTTCttatcatatataaatatttgttttatgactctgttttctgttttccagtTCTGTCTGAGATACTACTAAAAGATCATTTGGAAGGTACATTTTTCAGTTAGCTTTGTAACATATCAGCCAACATTTTTCTGTAAAGTATTACTCAttataaatatgtgtttctgttttcctttaGTTGGAGAGGAGATCGAGATGACTCCAATGCTTTTCAGCAAAGGCCTGGCCGACTGTGGCAGCTGGGGGGAAAAGTACTTTGGCCGCATCATGACCGAGACGGTGCAGATCGGGGAGGGCTGCGCTCACAAAGCCAGCAGAGTGAAGGTCATTTACGGCCTGGATCCAGTCTTTGAGTCTGGAAGCGCCTGCATCATCAAAGTTCAAAGCCCCATTGCCTACGGGAACACAAAGGAGAACAACCTTGCAGAGAGAAATCTACAGATCACTAAGCACGTGAGTTTTAGATTTAGTGTCTAAGAATAATTAGTAAATTGCTCCAAATAAATTGCCTTATTAAATTGTTTGTGTTGCCAGGAATGCAAAGTCCAAAACATGATTCGGGAATACTGTAAAATCTTTGCGGCTGAAGCAAGAGTAATTGAGAACTTTGGCTTTTCACTAGAGTAAGTACCACACTTATTACGCAGTAGCTTTGATAAGTGATTCTTATTCAAATATACAGCACTGCTTGTGATCAACccaatatttgtttgtgttgcccACAGAGTGATTCCTCAGTATCTGATGTACCGGCCTGCAAACTCTGTGCCATATGCCAGAGTGGAGGCTAATCTTCAGGGTGTCTTCCTCAAGTACTGTATGATGGATCCTAAAGGCAGGCTGATTACACAAACCGGTTCTGAGGTGGAGCAGAAATGCAACACCTTCCAGCATTGGATCCATCAGTGGACACATGGCAATTTGCTGGTCACTCGACTGGAGGGTGAGACACACATACAAGGTTATAATAAGCACACTCATTTATCTATCTGTGggaatgataatattaataatcttCTGTGATTTATTTGTTGCAGGTGTTGAAACAAAGATTACAAATGTTAGAGTTGTGACCAAGTCAAAAGGGTTTGTACACACACCAGGACATGcaaatgttattgtttgttttctatttgaatAGTTATAATACAAAGTTGTCTCCTCTATTTTTAGATACCAAGGACTAACAGAGCAGGGCTCTCCTGAAGTGTTCGAACAGTTCCTGACACACCATCAGTGCAACTACTACTGTGGACTTCTTGGCCTGCGCTCACTTAAGTCTGTGGATAGTCTACAGCAACCCACCAAGATAAAGGGTTCCAGGAGCCCCCTGCTCAACCGCAAGGTGGGCTCTAACAGCCCACAGCTGCAGCGGAAAGGTCACAGCCCTCAAATGTCTAGAAAGGGTAGCCCAAAGGTCACTAGAAAAGTTCAGGAGGCAGAGGACAATAAATCAGGCGTCAAACCCAAGCCTGCAGAAACTGCTAATGTTCTGGAAGTGAGGTAGGAAGAAGCGCCTCAAGATTGCATTACTTTGAATGGTTCAGTATTACCTGTTTATTTCCAGTTACTAAAACCAGCAAGGACTTGAAGAGTGTGATTATTGATGTGAATTTCTCAGCCGTCATTATAGTTACAGACATCCTCCAGCTACGTGTTGTAGTTGGAAGGCTTGTAAGAATGTCAAACAGCTAAAGCAGTGTATTTAACTACTACGGTATGAAAAGAAACACTGGGTCACAGTCGAGTTGATGTAACAGTATTACATAGTTTGAAACACTTGCCTCAGAGTCTTATCAGCTCTATGAGTGGATTAACAACTCTCTAAACAATATCTGTGAActcaaaatcatcatcattgaacaaTCAACCGTACTTCACACTGTTAAACTTGCATTgaaccttttctctttt
This window contains:
- the alpk3a gene encoding LOW QUALITY PROTEIN: alpha-protein kinase 3 (The sequence of the model RefSeq protein was modified relative to this genomic sequence to represent the inferred CDS: deleted 1 base in 1 codon), whose product is MTSRRPMARSFSGNGRTGSFSEEEGSSSNGRSESRNPYLSNVRPENRSTLCSVMAQLTEDIQPSFENTLKSKAVSEKCNVKFTCEVSGYPAPELKWYKDDMEMDRYCGLPKYEIHRNGKIHTLHIYNCTLDDAAIYQVSASNSKGIVSCSGVLEVGTMNEFKIHQRFFAKLKQKAEKKKNELDEHAKKGDKENIQKEKPQCSPERPQRKRHVPPLEKRPAVNEPEPMEQLGAAAEPNGVSSAPVTSKDLEKEISPSEETLAKKKIKITNGVDAEVNSSSSKSSGRTHIMGNGGENCYDGGIGLAQFLAETLQSQAAEEKQNSSRGETPKEMNIPIVSASKEREQERMQKVREEQGKEEDYVREKMREEELATEREKEKERLLEMSHTISHTKHGSQVKHQSKAHKDHDPHNIQASLSSVLHSVKDFFFGKSKKDSHDHIEKKDREFDHSPASTPPSVRLQPEQNQVCKPLKEDVVHMEIDKPKEPSKTVDIEQLSVSLKPHEHKHEDSVLHTVLPSAHKLPPGSVEEHRGESVKAADSAVEAMVVSVGPESSGPDEEMSLSGLQVLTKAEEKDSQIVSAIKEVPVHQQEPDSLAVSPQPYHLAAREESSPREEISLLLQTQAPYKEERSPTSTLTSLQESWTPPHNLISSSNSQSLGDAPTKTLREEKMNVDKMGNEGEPDTVESSSSNKLSEEEKAEVKSNKQPCSDISRYEIAELTTCSLEERIEPYQSKTPDHVLLHLPAVATYGSVEDKVKEQTNECTSLQEMNVEFPPSAAPESLEKGDLKMEQSCTSSIVSEVHNVNAIQSSSAGFSSSEEGRKLKEGLNSALDLEVNACNNLKEQEAILEGESNETRNESLQFEVETEKIKAVKVEELDEPKNLSVRQNKKSNAYVLEERSNVEHQDSSEIQQCRPSLNIPQIQISTIDDIPDINPTVAGVNPNEHFIIPKIEIMEPELKESTLPLTILALKKEESEPDANLVSEVVTEDQNVVMHTVLPMQNSTQNDSNLSPIEKLKEVAQLDDKTKICEREPPHMKSSEQLPHWMDYTSIPVINVSCTDDKEDDVFANAHVSDTEQPVDTPTVPLFVVPPISVTCPLPTQSECTETETSASPQMGTKHDAGDNNTTAPEITQSGKQNQEETAEKSIKENTPSMLYEALIPKVDNNVSFSRTTEDNVVPEVLKANPVKETKIDNSVSVEDLQRNRSSVERLSCKPPTHPSLSPASLRKFMSKAALDSDIFTNDKADEDVSGGSTPTSSLSCESSPQLKRRDSLSLIRSATPEELASGARRKIFIPKPKEDGEGAVVGALDTQGKKDTPYMSPSQARRAALLQAPTGQNTPPMEKRSPLLSRRKVTLEVPKVVEETPTEEPVSTKQEEKPAEKKLDPLKAPQVIRKIRGEPFPDASGHLKLWCQFFNVLSDSTIKWYRDEEEILELNRSGGDESQVALAVVLASSHDCAVYGCSINNEYGTDTTDFLLSEDILSEILLKDHLEVGEEIEMTPMLFSKGLADCGSWGEKYFGRIMTETVQIGEGCAHKASRVKVIYGLDPVFESGSACIIKVQSPIAYGNTKENNLAERNLQITKHECKVQNMIREYCKIFAAEARVIENFGFSLEVIPQYLMYRPANSVPYARVEANLQGVFLKYCMMDPKGRLITQTGSEVEQKCNTFQHWIHQWTHGNLLVTRLEGVETKITNVRVVTKSKGYQGLTEQGSPEVFEQFLTHHQCNYYCGLLGLRSLKSVDSLQQPTKIKGSRSPLLNRKVGSNSPQLQRKGHSPQMSRKGSPKVTRKVQEAEDNKSGVKPKPAETANVLEVR